The following coding sequences lie in one Takifugu flavidus isolate HTHZ2018 chromosome 4, ASM371156v2, whole genome shotgun sequence genomic window:
- the LOC130523858 gene encoding PAK4-inhibitor inka2-like, whose amino-acid sequence MRGKEMPCLHDPAVCLREQMHYMMRSLQDLRQLRKTCPVPRSPLAPISAQLPALVRRSGAARACQQRALQREQRAHRGMSDTSSASTYDSACSLVSPLEEEEEEEEEEEDNCSSQLGLSLRLSLGSPSSRKSVEFDSGYSEASWQDEGVVLRRTRNLRVSSSACLRTARTQSGRIRPKSTSDACLERWTSFEAGDKEDWTNSLLTRGRNRQPLVLGDNSFADLVLNWMDLPDCPEPAELKPNPRRRLGRGLLGNMRRKLAGFSKSMEDRVKLRPTDSTHPHRAADDPKRLSCPVMTTQAKVPFFHQSHSGINELDTDFYHFVALMKSGSRQPIICKDIIGYI is encoded by the exons ATGAGAGGGAAAGAGATG CCTTGTCTCCACGACCCCGCCGTCTGCTTACGGGAGCAGATGCACTACATGATGAGGTCGCTGCAAGACCTGCGGCAGTTGCGGAAGACCTGCCCCGTACCCAGGAGCCCCCTGGCCCCCATCAGCGCCCAGCTGCCGGCTCTGGTGCGTCGCTCAGGGGCGGCCCGGGCCTGTCAGCAGAGAGCCCTGCAGCGGGAGCAGCGAGCACACCGGGGGATGTCTGACACCAGCTCAGCCAGCACCTACGACTCTGCCTGCTCTCTCGTGagtcctctggaggaggaggaggaggaggaggaggaggaggaggataactGCAGCAGCCAACTGGGCCTGAGTCTCAGACTCAGCTTGGGTTCCCCCAGCAGCCGGAAAAGTGTGGAATTTGATTCAGGCTATTCCGAAGCTTCATGGCAGGACGAAGGGGTGGTCCTGAGGCGGACCAGGAACCTTCGAGTGTCATCTTCAGCGTGCCTCCGAACAGCCAGAACACAGAGCGGACGGATTCGGCCCAAATCCACCTCTGACGCCTGCCTGGAAAGGTGGACGTCTTTCGAGGCCGGTGACAAGGAGGACTGGACGAACTCGTTACTGACCCGAGGTCGCAACCGTCAGCCTTTGGTTCTGGGCGACAACAGCTTTGCAGACCTCGTACTGAACTGGATGGACTTGCCGGACTGTCCAGAGCCCGCCGAGCTGAAGCCAAACCCCAGACGTAGACTGGGCAGAGGCTTGTTGGGTAACATGAGGAGGAAACTGGCCGGCTTCTCTAAAAGCATGGAGGACAGAGTGAAGCTGAGACCCACGGACTCCACTCACCCCCACCGGGCTGCAGATGACCCCAAACGTCTGTCCTGCCCGGTTATGACCACACAAGCCAAAGTGCCCTTTTTCCACCAGTCCCATTCAGGCATTAATGAACTGGACACAGACTTTTACCACTTCGTAGCTCTCATGAAATCAGGCAGCCGGCAGCCAATAATCTGCAAAGACATCATCGGCTACATCTGA